From Vigna unguiculata cultivar IT97K-499-35 chromosome 5, ASM411807v1, whole genome shotgun sequence, the proteins below share one genomic window:
- the LOC114186073 gene encoding double-stranded RNA-binding protein 2-like, translating to MYKNQLQELAQRSCFNLPSYTCIREGPDHAPRFKATVNFNGEIFESPHYCSTLRQAEHSAAEVALNSLSHRGPSHSLAAKILDETGVYKNLLQEIAQRVGAPLPHYTTYRSGLGHLPVFTGIVELAGISFTGEPAKNKKQAEKNAAMAAWSALKQLAKETASSSTEPENNDELEQITIARALLNYRLKEKMTMSNPNTPIPFHKRFQIQNPRPISSQPPPATSSKILPLICQRTAPRSKPSMATANESPRNRHPQAAVTSDNSTLPPQSCALESRGTRPLKFPAVGAAPYVPIRQMRSSCHGIAPAVTIRTVVPAFAAPPCPPPASVPPHPVIRASPMRVASAVNIRHAVPVYAAPPPRRDEPAPIQKDLPTATASCQQDKQPVKIQDMDKAENIETVRILEQLKI from the exons ATGTACAAAAACCAGCTTCAAGAGCTGGCCCAACGGAGCTGCTTCAACCTGCCTTCGTACACGTGCATTCGGGAAGGTCCCGATCACGCGCCCAGGTTCAAGGCCACCGTCAACTTTAACGGCGAGATCTTCGAGAGCCCTCACTACTGCTCCACTCTCCGTCAGGCTGAACACTCCGCCGCCGAAGTCGCTCTCAATTCCCTCTCCCACCGTGGCCCCTCCCACTCCCTGGCCGCCAAGATCCTC GATGAGACTGGAGTGTACAAGAACCTTCTACAGGAAATTGCTCAAAGGGTAGGAGCCCCATTACCTCACTACACAACGTACAGGTCTGGCCTAGGACATTTACCTGTTTTTACCGGGATAGTAGAGCTTGCTGGAATCTCATTTACTGGAGAACCCGCAAAGAATAAGAAACAAGCTGAAAAAAATGCAGCTATGGCAGCTTGGTCGGCTTTGAAACAAT TGGCAAAAGAGACTGCAAGCTCCTCAACGGAACCAGAGAACAATGATGAACTGGAACAGATCACAATAGCGCGGGCTTTACTGAATTACCGTTTGAAGGAGAAGATGACAATGTCTAATCCAAACACTCCCATTCCATTTCATAAAAGGTTTCAGATTCAAAATCCCAGACCAATCAGTTCTCAACCACCACCAGCCACTTCGTCAAAAATCCTTCCCCTAATTTGCCAAAGAACCGCACCTCGAAGTAAGCCATCAATGGCAACAGCAAATGAAAGTCCTCGAAACAGGCATCCACAGGCTGCAGTGACCAGCGACAATTCCACCCTACCACCACAGTCTTGTGCTTTAGAAAGCCGAGGGACTCGTCCCCTTAAGTTCCCTGCAGTAGGAGCAGCACCTTATGTTCCTATTCGACAAATGAGATCATCTTGCCATGGGATTGCTCCTGCAGTGACTATACGGACTGTAGTACCAGCATTTGCTGCACCACCTTGTCCACCACCTGCCTCAGTGCCACCCCATCCTGTAATACGGGCTTCTCCAATGCGAGTTGCTTCTGCAGTCAATATTCGGCATGCTGTTCCTGTATATGCTGCTCCACCTCCAAGAAGGGATGAACCTGCTCCCATCCAAAAGGATCTACCAACTGCTACTGCCTCTTGCCAACAAGATAAACAACCAGTTAAAATTCAAGATATGGACAAGGCTGAGAACATCGAGACTGTGCGTATTTTGGAGCAgctgaaaatttga